CGATTTCATCCAAGACTTGCTTGTCCTTGACACCTGCACGCTCATGGGCAAAGGTAATGTTTTTGTAGATGGACTTAGCAAATGGGTTGGGACGTTGGAAAACCATACCGATGTGCTTACGGATTTCGTAAACGTTCATGTTTGACTTGTTAATGTCAATTCCTTCATAGAGGATTTGGCCGGTTACCTTGGCAATATCAATGGTATCATTCATCCGATTGAGACTGCGAAGGTAAGTCGATTTCCCACAACCTGACGGACCAATCAAGGCTGTGATTTTATTTTTCTCGAACTGCATATCAATGCCCTTGATAGCCTCATTTTTACCGTAGTAAACATGGACATCCTTTGTCGAAAGGGCGATTTTTTCTTCTGGGAAGGTAATGATATGGCGTTCATTCCAGTTATATTCTGCCATTTTTTCTCCTTATAAGTCGACTGCTTATGCTGCAGAAGTCATTTTCGCATGAAGTTTCTTACCGATATAACGGGCAGAAAGGTTGAAAATCAAGATAAATACCAAGAGGATGGCTGCAGAACCTGCAGATACTTGTGTCGCATCAGGAATCGTTCCCTCACTGTTGACCTTCCAGATATGAACCGCTAGGGTTTCTGACTGACGGAAAATCGAAATCGGGCTGGTAACGCTGAGCGGGTTCCAGTTGGACCAATCAAGAGCCGGAGCTGATTGACCAGCGGTATAAATCAGAGCTGCTGCTTCACCGAAGATACGACCGGATGCAAGGACAATACCAGTAACAATACCTGGCAAAGCCTCAGGAATGACTACGTGGAGAACTGTTTCCCAGCGTGACAACCCAAGGGCTAAACCGGCCTCACGTTGTGTATGGTGAACGTGGCGCAGGCTATCCTCAACGTTACGGGTCATCTGTGGCAGGTTGAATACAGTCAGGGCCAAGGCACCTGAGATGATAGAGAAACCATATTCAAACTGGACAACGAAAATCAAGTAACCAAACAAACCAACGACTACCGATGGCAGAGAGGACAAGATTTCAATACAGGTACGGATAAAGTTGGTCAACGGACCTTTCTTAGCATATTCCGCTAGGTAGATACCAGCACCAGTTGACAGAGGAACTGAAATCAAAAGCGTTACAACCAAGAGGAAGAAGGAATTGTAGAGTTGGATACCAACACCACCACCTGCTTTATAGGAAGATGACTTGCTGGTCAAGAAATGCCAGTCTACATGAGGCAACCCTCTTAATAGGATAAAGAGGATAAGGGCTGTCAAAATAACGACGATAACTGTGGCGATAGAGTAAAGAATACCAGTCGCCAGTTTATCCATTTTCTTAGCGTGCATAGTTTTTCTTACCCTCTCTCGTAATAAATTTCATAATCATATTGAAGACCAAGCTCATCAAGAGCAAGACAAGGGCCAGTGACCAGAGGACGTTGTTCTGAACCGTTCCCATTACCGTGTTACCGATACCCATGGTCAAGACAGAGGTCAGGGTCGCAGCAGGTGTTGTCAAGGACGTTGGGATAACCGCTGAGTTACCCACCACCATCTGAATAGCCAAGGCCTCACCAAATGCACGGGCCATACCGAAGATAACAGCTGTGAAAATACCTGGTTTAGCTGCGTTCAGAATAACGCGCCAGATAGTCTGCCAACGCGTCGCACCCATGGCCAAACTTGCCTCACGGTAGTGACGAGGAACGGCCTTCAAGCTGTCCACTGTCATAAAGGTTACAGTTGGCAAAATCATGACGAAGAGTACGAATACACCTGACAAGATACCAAAACCTGTCCCGCCAAAGATGGAGCGGACAAAGGGTACCACCACCTGCAAACCGATGAAACCATAAACTACTGATGGAATACCGACCAGCAATTCGATAACTGGCTGGAGAATCTTAGCACCACGTTTTGGTGAAATCTCTGTCATAAA
The sequence above is a segment of the Streptococcus suis genome. Coding sequences within it:
- the pstA gene encoding phosphate ABC transporter permease PstA produces the protein MHAKKMDKLATGILYSIATVIVVILTALILFILLRGLPHVDWHFLTSKSSSYKAGGGVGIQLYNSFFLLVVTLLISVPLSTGAGIYLAEYAKKGPLTNFIRTCIEILSSLPSVVVGLFGYLIFVVQFEYGFSIISGALALTVFNLPQMTRNVEDSLRHVHHTQREAGLALGLSRWETVLHVVIPEALPGIVTGIVLASGRIFGEAAALIYTAGQSAPALDWSNWNPLSVTSPISIFRQSETLAVHIWKVNSEGTIPDATQVSAGSAAILLVFILIFNLSARYIGKKLHAKMTSAA
- the pstB gene encoding phosphate ABC transporter ATP-binding protein PstB; amino-acid sequence: MAEYNWNERHIITFPEEKIALSTKDVHVYYGKNEAIKGIDMQFEKNKITALIGPSGCGKSTYLRSLNRMNDTIDIAKVTGQILYEGIDINKSNMNVYEIRKHIGMVFQRPNPFAKSIYKNITFAHERAGVKDKQVLDEIVETSLKQAALWDQVKDDLHKSAFTLSGGQQQRLCIARAISVKPQILLMDEPASALDPIATMQLEETMFELKKNYTIIIVTHNMQQAARASDYTAFFYLGDLIEYDKTSNVFQNAKLKSTSDYVSGHFG
- the pstC gene encoding phosphate ABC transporter permease subunit PstC; protein product: MKNQQLEKELSTPSKNSRLEKFGQILTFLCLSLIVFIVAMILIFVAQRGLSTFFVDGISIVDFLFGDKWEPASKTFGALPMISGSFIVTILSAVIATPIAIGAAVFMTEISPKRGAKILQPVIELLVGIPSVVYGFIGLQVVVPFVRSIFGGTGFGILSGVFVLFVMILPTVTFMTVDSLKAVPRHYREASLAMGATRWQTIWRVILNAAKPGIFTAVIFGMARAFGEALAIQMVVGNSAVIPTSLTTPAATLTSVLTMGIGNTVMGTVQNNVLWSLALVLLLMSLVFNMIMKFITREGKKNYAR